A DNA window from Desulfovibrio sp. contains the following coding sequences:
- the nifD gene encoding nitrogenase molybdenum-iron protein alpha chain → MSIDANAVVLERYNAKVFKNRKEHMLKVNPAEDQIIIANTRAIPGIMTNRGCCYAGCKGVVLGPIKDMVTITHGPVGCGFYSWGTRRNKAKAEGDTPNYIQYCFTTDMQEPDIVFGGTKKLKKAIDEIMELMHPKTIMIAATCPVGLIGDDIQAVAAEAEQEYGIRCVAYSCEGYKGVSQSAGHHIANNGLMKRVIGTGDYEPATKYSINILGEYNIGGDGWEQERILKKIGYEVVSVFTGDGEVERIASSHKANLNLVQCHRSINYIAEMMKTKYGVDWLKVNFIGLEGTVQSLRDMAAYFGDPELAQRTEQVIAEELAEVQDQMAAYKARLNGKTAALFVGGSRSHHYQGLLQDLGIKTVLAGYEFGHRDDYEGREIIPNIKDDADSKNIEHITVEKDEKKYHAYLTQEQYDKLAAEIPLEKYHGMIRDMDEGTYVVDDLNMYEAEKFMEILKPDMFFSGIKDKYALQKAGTLSRQLHSYDYSGPYAGFKGATQFGYDLCMGYFTPAWHMVTPPWKNRATLQGTVGE, encoded by the coding sequence ATGAGTATTGACGCCAACGCAGTAGTGCTTGAGCGCTACAACGCCAAGGTCTTCAAGAACCGCAAGGAGCACATGCTCAAGGTCAATCCTGCGGAAGACCAGATTATTATCGCCAACACGCGTGCCATTCCCGGCATCATGACCAACCGGGGCTGCTGTTACGCTGGCTGCAAGGGCGTTGTGCTCGGCCCCATCAAGGACATGGTTACGATCACCCACGGCCCTGTGGGCTGCGGCTTCTACAGCTGGGGTACGCGCCGCAACAAGGCCAAGGCAGAAGGGGATACCCCCAATTACATCCAGTACTGCTTTACCACGGACATGCAGGAACCGGACATCGTCTTTGGCGGCACCAAGAAGCTCAAGAAAGCCATTGATGAAATCATGGAGCTTATGCACCCCAAGACCATCATGATCGCCGCCACCTGCCCTGTGGGCCTGATCGGTGACGACATTCAGGCCGTGGCCGCAGAAGCTGAACAAGAATATGGCATCCGCTGCGTGGCATACAGCTGCGAGGGTTACAAGGGCGTAAGCCAGTCGGCGGGCCACCATATCGCCAACAACGGTCTTATGAAGCGCGTTATCGGAACTGGCGATTATGAACCCGCCACCAAGTATTCGATCAACATCCTTGGCGAATACAACATCGGCGGCGACGGCTGGGAACAGGAACGCATCCTTAAAAAGATCGGCTACGAAGTTGTTTCGGTGTTCACGGGCGACGGAGAAGTGGAACGCATCGCCAGCTCGCACAAGGCAAATCTGAACCTCGTGCAGTGCCACCGCTCCATCAACTACATCGCCGAAATGATGAAGACCAAATACGGCGTGGACTGGCTCAAGGTCAACTTTATCGGCCTGGAAGGAACGGTTCAGAGCCTGCGCGACATGGCTGCCTACTTTGGCGACCCAGAGCTTGCGCAGCGTACCGAGCAGGTTATCGCCGAAGAACTGGCCGAGGTGCAGGATCAGATGGCGGCCTACAAGGCCCGCCTCAACGGCAAGACCGCAGCCCTCTTTGTGGGCGGCAGCCGCTCGCACCACTACCAGGGCCTGCTGCAGGATCTGGGCATCAAGACAGTGCTTGCCGGGTACGAATTCGGCCACCGCGACGACTACGAAGGCCGGGAAATCATCCCCAACATCAAGGACGACGCGGACAGCAAGAACATTGAACACATCACCGTGGAAAAGGACGAAAAGAAGTATCATGCCTACCTTACGCAGGAACAGTACGACAAGCTGGCCGCCGAGATCCCGCTTGAAAAGTACCACGGCATGATACGCGACATGGACGAGGGCACTTACGTGGTTGACGACCTCAACATGTACGAAGCTGAAAAATTTATGGAAATCCTCAAGCCCGACATGTTCTTCTCCGGCATCAAGGACAAGTACGCGCTGCAAAAGGCCGGCACGCTCTCGCGCCAGTTGCACAGCTACGATTACAGCGGGCCTTACGCGGGTTTCAAGGGCGCAACGCAGTTCGGTTACGACCTCTGCATGGGTTACTTTACCCCCGCGTGGCACATGGTAACCCCGCCCTGGAAGAACCGCGCCACCCTGCAAGGAACTGTGGGAGAATAG
- a CDS encoding YkgJ family cysteine cluster protein, whose product MSASHRESVFNCRMCGHCCEGRGGIVVSPTDLIRLAAHMQQAPEAVAENYCERIGGKLKIRCGEDGYCVFFRQGSGCGVHEGKPSICRAWPFFRGNIEDPASLAMAKEFCPGIETGALHADFAREGRDYLRDNGLLASDATCEANALILK is encoded by the coding sequence ATGTCTGCCTCTCACAGAGAATCTGTTTTCAACTGCCGCATGTGCGGCCACTGCTGCGAAGGAAGAGGCGGCATTGTCGTAAGCCCCACAGACCTGATCCGGCTGGCAGCGCACATGCAGCAAGCGCCGGAAGCCGTGGCGGAAAACTATTGCGAACGCATTGGCGGCAAGCTCAAGATTCGCTGCGGCGAAGATGGCTACTGCGTGTTTTTTCGCCAGGGCAGCGGCTGCGGCGTACATGAGGGCAAGCCTTCAATCTGCCGCGCATGGCCCTTTTTTCGCGGCAATATTGAAGACCCGGCCAGCCTCGCCATGGCCAAGGAATTCTGCCCCGGCATCGAAACTGGCGCGCTGCATGCGGATTTTGCGCGCGAAGGCCGCGACTATCTGCGCGACAACGGCCTGCTTGCTTCCGATGCCACCTGTGAAGCCAATGCGCTTATCCTGAAGTAA
- a CDS encoding cation:proton antiporter encodes MEVPLLYEIVIIFLLSIFVTIVCNRIKLPATVGFLLTGVLCGPSLLGIVKDMQAIDHIAELGVAMLLFTIGMELSGEALNRLKRPVFLGGSLQIGLTVLAVAGIAMLLRDATYQKGLFWGCLVALSSSAIVLRILQERGATNTPTGRLSLAILVFQDIMVAPMLLAVPLLAGTLELSLQGAVFSTLRVVAVLGGVLLFARFGLNRLMEAVVRTRTREILLLSTLGLCLGMAMLTNHLGLSLSLGAFLAGLMLARSEYSMSVISGILPYRDVFMSLFFISVGMMLNLEFFLQHFVAIIVLTALFIVIKSLLTLPSVLVQGYPLRAAIVTSLSLAQVGEFAFVLAASGLAAGLFDMNAYQTFLDVSVLTMMLTPGLMAVAPHLADKVAGKRNERILAKAEDHEGACAMDDHLIIVGFGISGKHLAHVARESGVCYTILEMNPETVTRYRHKEPISHGDASQPIVLEHLGVTKARVLAIVISDPAAVRSIVIEARRFNPNLHIIARTRFVSEVAPLRALGADEVIAEEFETSIEVFSRVLTRYLVPRQDIDSFAARIRQENYRMIRRMSASVNSLDSMVSRLPEMGVQAMRLAAASPLCGISLAQSQMRRKYGVTVIAILRDGATQASPEPNDLFQADDVVYLFGKTDKLLAIAPLFSGPLRESGKETSPPPKAA; translated from the coding sequence ATGGAAGTTCCTTTGCTCTATGAAATCGTCATTATTTTTCTTCTTTCAATATTCGTCACCATCGTCTGCAACAGAATAAAACTGCCCGCTACCGTGGGCTTTCTGCTTACAGGCGTTTTGTGCGGCCCGTCCCTGCTGGGTATCGTCAAGGATATGCAGGCCATTGATCATATTGCTGAACTCGGCGTTGCCATGTTGCTGTTCACAATAGGCATGGAACTTTCCGGCGAGGCCCTCAACCGCCTGAAACGGCCCGTTTTTCTGGGCGGCAGCCTGCAAATCGGCCTGACGGTTCTTGCCGTGGCGGGCATTGCCATGCTGCTGCGCGACGCCACCTACCAGAAAGGCCTTTTCTGGGGCTGTCTGGTGGCGCTCTCGTCCTCGGCCATCGTGCTGCGCATTTTGCAGGAGCGCGGGGCCACCAACACGCCCACGGGCCGCCTTTCGCTAGCCATTCTTGTTTTTCAGGACATTATGGTAGCGCCCATGCTGCTGGCGGTGCCCCTGCTTGCGGGCACGCTTGAGCTTTCGCTCCAGGGCGCGGTGTTCTCCACCCTGCGCGTGGTGGCGGTGCTGGGCGGCGTGCTGCTGTTTGCCCGCTTTGGCCTTAACAGGCTTATGGAAGCCGTGGTGCGCACCCGCACAAGAGAAATACTGCTGCTCTCCACCCTGGGCCTGTGCCTTGGCATGGCCATGCTGACCAACCATCTGGGCCTTTCTCTCTCGCTCGGGGCCTTTTTGGCTGGTTTGATGCTCGCCCGCTCGGAATACAGCATGAGCGTTATTTCGGGTATTCTGCCCTACCGCGATGTTTTCATGAGCCTGTTTTTCATCTCGGTAGGCATGATGCTGAATCTGGAGTTTTTTTTACAGCATTTTGTGGCCATTATTGTTCTGACGGCGCTGTTCATCGTCATCAAATCCCTGCTCACCCTGCCTTCGGTGCTGGTGCAGGGCTACCCGTTGCGCGCTGCCATCGTTACGTCCCTTTCCCTCGCGCAGGTGGGCGAATTTGCCTTTGTTCTGGCGGCATCTGGTCTGGCGGCAGGGCTGTTTGATATGAACGCCTACCAGACATTCCTTGATGTAAGCGTACTCACCATGATGCTGACCCCCGGCCTTATGGCCGTGGCCCCGCACCTTGCCGACAAGGTTGCGGGCAAGCGCAACGAAAGGATACTCGCCAAGGCCGAAGACCACGAAGGTGCCTGCGCCATGGATGACCACCTGATTATTGTGGGCTTTGGCATCAGCGGTAAACATCTGGCCCATGTGGCCCGAGAATCCGGCGTATGTTACACAATCCTTGAAATGAATCCTGAAACAGTTACCCGCTATCGGCACAAGGAACCCATTTCGCACGGCGACGCTTCGCAGCCAATCGTTCTGGAGCATCTGGGCGTCACCAAGGCGCGCGTGCTCGCCATCGTCATTTCCGACCCGGCGGCTGTGCGCTCCATTGTTATCGAAGCCCGCCGGTTCAACCCCAACCTGCACATCATTGCGCGCACCCGCTTTGTGAGCGAGGTGGCCCCCCTGCGCGCACTTGGCGCGGACGAAGTGATCGCGGAAGAATTTGAAACCTCCATTGAGGTTTTCAGCCGCGTGCTGACGCGCTATCTGGTTCCCCGGCAGGACATAGATTCCTTTGCCGCGCGTATCCGGCAGGAGAATTACCGCATGATCCGCCGCATGAGCGCATCGGTAAACTCGCTTGATTCCATGGTCAGCCGCCTGCCGGAGATGGGCGTTCAGGCCATGCGCCTTGCCGCCGCTTCGCCCCTTTGCGGCATCAGCCTTGCCCAAAGCCAGATGCGCCGCAAATACGGCGTAACGGTTATTGCCATTTTGCGTGACGGCGCAACCCAGGCATCGCCCGAACCCAACGACCTGTTCCAGGCCGATGACGTTGTGTATCTGTTTGGCAAAACAGATAAACTCCTGGCAATAGCCCCGCTTTTTTCCGGCCCTTTGCGCGAATCCGGCAAGGAAACCAGCCCCCCGCCCAAGGCCGCGTAG
- the nifB gene encoding nitrogenase cofactor biosynthesis protein NifB, translating to MSANLVNLNTNPCKMCMPMGSVSAFYGISKSMSILHGSQGCSTYIRRHMATHYNEPVDIASSSLTEEGTVFGGTKNLLKGLENLIKLYNPEVIGVSTTCLAETIGEDVPAIIKQFKDEHPEVTATIIPVVSPGYSGSQYEGFFRALHAIVRHVPMNATPNNVVNIITGHLSAADTRALKLLLDACGLEYVLLPDLSQNLDGGHEDDYNRLPQYGTTLTRIGLMAGARMTLELAPFCPEGYSPGAYLRDTYGVPLLRMNLPVGLRDTDAFIATLEALGGAIPATVREERARYLDAMIDAHKYNAQSRVAVFGEPDMVLALVRASCENGAVPVVAATGSRCAAFEKTLAPDMAQATETQFSGDYDILNFADFAAIENAMLARKANLMLGNSDGRRIEERHHVPLLRYGFPIHDRVGGQRTRMLFYDGSLSLMEATANAMLQFTEGSFREELLNKYFKDEAVMEADASRIEVMAPASEPLVPVTAPSAAHAAGSAAAVNAERTKSHPCFSCGACATSARLHLPIAPKCNLSCNYCLRKYDCVNESRPGVTTAVLTPAQAFDHFMKVKHDMPNLTVVGIAGPGDTLANPEETFRTLEMIRKEDPNITFCMSTNGLALPEYVEDMKRVGVSHATVTINAVDPAIGAQIYKFAMYRGKKYTGETAAALLLANQMAGLRALSQAGIVSKVNTVLLKGINDGHIPQVVETARELGAVMTNIMQLIPVKGSVFENMPLVSNKELMDMRRSCEPTLKQMYHCKQCRADAVGLLGDDKSIDYRPPVAEKAPVVEEAKPAVARKIRIAVASKTGMTVDQHFGQAEQFYIYESDGDAANYVETRSVSKYCNGMDDCGEKAGRMAGILAAVDDCKGVLALRIGESPLKKLETKGIRVFTLYENVDKAVNDAARALCG from the coding sequence ATGAGCGCCAATCTTGTCAACCTGAATACAAATCCCTGCAAGATGTGCATGCCCATGGGTTCGGTAAGCGCCTTTTACGGCATCAGCAAGAGCATGAGCATTCTGCACGGTTCGCAGGGGTGCAGCACCTACATTCGGCGGCACATGGCAACACACTACAATGAGCCGGTGGATATCGCCTCCTCTTCGCTTACAGAAGAAGGCACGGTCTTTGGCGGCACCAAGAATCTGCTCAAGGGGCTTGAAAACCTCATCAAACTCTACAACCCAGAGGTGATCGGCGTTTCCACCACCTGCCTTGCCGAAACCATCGGCGAGGATGTGCCCGCCATCATCAAGCAGTTCAAGGACGAACACCCGGAAGTGACGGCCACCATCATTCCCGTGGTCTCGCCGGGCTACAGCGGCTCGCAGTACGAGGGATTTTTCCGCGCTTTGCACGCCATTGTGCGCCATGTGCCCATGAACGCCACGCCCAACAACGTTGTCAACATCATCACCGGGCACCTCTCTGCGGCGGATACCAGAGCGCTCAAGCTGCTTCTTGACGCCTGCGGCCTTGAATATGTGCTGCTGCCCGACCTTTCGCAGAATCTTGATGGCGGACATGAAGACGACTACAATCGGCTGCCCCAATATGGCACCACGCTCACCCGCATCGGCCTCATGGCTGGCGCGCGCATGACGCTTGAACTTGCGCCCTTCTGCCCCGAGGGCTATTCCCCTGGCGCGTACCTGCGCGATACTTACGGCGTGCCGCTCCTGCGCATGAACCTGCCCGTGGGCCTGCGCGATACGGATGCCTTTATAGCCACGCTTGAGGCCCTTGGCGGGGCCATTCCCGCCACGGTGCGCGAAGAACGCGCCCGCTACCTTGACGCCATGATCGATGCGCACAAGTATAACGCCCAGAGCCGCGTTGCCGTATTTGGCGAACCTGACATGGTGCTGGCCCTTGTGCGCGCATCGTGCGAAAACGGAGCCGTCCCCGTGGTGGCCGCCACCGGCAGCCGCTGCGCCGCCTTTGAAAAAACGCTTGCGCCCGACATGGCTCAGGCTACGGAAACCCAGTTCAGCGGCGATTACGACATTCTCAATTTTGCAGACTTTGCCGCCATTGAAAACGCAATGCTGGCCCGCAAGGCCAACCTCATGCTTGGCAATTCCGATGGCCGCCGCATTGAAGAGCGCCATCATGTTCCGTTGCTGCGTTACGGATTTCCCATCCACGACAGGGTTGGCGGCCAGCGCACACGCATGCTCTTCTATGACGGCTCGCTCAGCCTCATGGAAGCCACGGCCAACGCCATGTTGCAGTTCACCGAGGGCAGCTTCCGCGAGGAGCTTCTCAACAAATACTTCAAGGATGAAGCCGTCATGGAAGCTGATGCCTCCCGCATAGAAGTTATGGCCCCCGCCAGCGAGCCTCTTGTGCCTGTAACTGCCCCTTCAGCAGCCCATGCCGCTGGCAGCGCCGCCGCCGTCAATGCGGAACGCACCAAGTCCCACCCCTGTTTTTCCTGTGGGGCCTGTGCCACCTCGGCGCGCCTGCACCTGCCCATCGCGCCCAAGTGCAACCTGAGCTGCAACTACTGCTTGCGCAAGTACGACTGCGTTAACGAAAGCCGCCCCGGCGTCACCACCGCCGTGCTCACGCCTGCACAGGCTTTTGACCACTTTATGAAGGTTAAGCACGACATGCCCAACCTTACGGTTGTGGGCATCGCCGGCCCCGGCGACACGCTGGCAAATCCCGAGGAAACCTTCCGCACGCTGGAGATGATCCGCAAGGAAGACCCCAATATCACCTTCTGCATGTCCACCAACGGTCTGGCCCTGCCGGAATATGTGGAAGACATGAAGCGCGTGGGCGTGAGCCACGCCACCGTGACCATCAACGCCGTTGATCCCGCCATTGGCGCGCAGATTTACAAGTTTGCCATGTACCGTGGCAAGAAATACACGGGCGAAACCGCAGCCGCCCTTCTGCTGGCAAACCAGATGGCGGGCCTGCGCGCCCTCTCCCAGGCTGGCATTGTGAGCAAGGTCAACACGGTGCTGCTCAAGGGCATCAACGATGGGCACATTCCGCAGGTGGTGGAAACCGCGCGCGAACTGGGCGCTGTGATGACCAACATCATGCAGCTCATCCCGGTCAAGGGCAGCGTTTTTGAAAATATGCCCCTTGTGAGCAACAAGGAACTCATGGACATGCGCCGCAGCTGCGAGCCCACGCTCAAGCAGATGTACCATTGCAAGCAGTGCCGCGCCGATGCCGTGGGCCTGCTGGGCGACGACAAGTCCATTGATTACCGCCCGCCCGTTGCCGAAAAGGCCCCCGTGGTGGAAGAAGCCAAGCCCGCCGTGGCCCGCAAGATACGCATAGCCGTGGCTTCCAAGACAGGCATGACCGTTGATCAGCACTTTGGTCAGGCCGAACAGTTCTACATCTACGAAAGCGATGGCGACGCCGCCAACTACGTGGAAACTCGCAGCGTCTCCAAATACTGCAACGGCATGGACGACTGCGGCGAAAAGGCCGGGCGCATGGCGGGCATACTGGCCGCCGTGGACGACTGCAAGGGTGTGCTGGCCCTGCGCATAGGCGAAAGCCCGCTGAAAAAGCTTGAGACCAAGGGAATACGCGTGTTCACCCTCTATGAAAATGTGGATAAGGCCGTGAATGACGCCGCCAGGGCGCTCTGCGGATAA
- a CDS encoding Fe-only nitrogenase accessory AnfO family protein, giving the protein MKCDCIAVLENTDNSITAMENCTHLSLWQRDRSTGKGWHACDPVPFSLEGCATLPQIRDRLRQLALLLPAEAAIAGASISGLAYNELSRMGFCLCELDAFSPDILDALASEILASAQGEAQIPTAPTPTDTPGVYSINLMEVQAAHPEITSKKALRPFFASTPFVELELICGHMPPWLEEHMRQQRLTCALTRQEDGTVRARISHALCGETASNGR; this is encoded by the coding sequence ATGAAATGCGACTGCATTGCAGTGTTGGAAAATACAGATAATTCAATCACCGCCATGGAAAACTGCACCCACCTTTCCCTCTGGCAGCGCGACAGGAGCACGGGCAAGGGCTGGCATGCCTGTGATCCAGTGCCTTTTTCTCTTGAAGGCTGCGCAACTCTGCCCCAGATACGAGACCGGCTGCGTCAACTGGCCCTTCTGCTGCCCGCAGAGGCTGCCATAGCCGGGGCCAGTATTTCCGGTCTTGCCTACAACGAACTGAGCCGCATGGGCTTTTGCCTGTGCGAGCTGGACGCATTCTCGCCCGATATTCTGGATGCCCTTGCCAGCGAGATTTTGGCTTCCGCCCAGGGGGAGGCGCAGATTCCCACCGCGCCCACGCCCACAGATACGCCCGGCGTATACAGCATCAATCTTATGGAAGTGCAGGCCGCACACCCGGAAATTACGTCAAAAAAAGCCCTGCGTCCCTTTTTTGCGTCCACACCCTTTGTGGAACTGGAACTCATCTGCGGGCACATGCCCCCCTGGCTTGAGGAGCACATGCGTCAGCAGCGCCTGACCTGCGCCCTCACCCGACAGGAAGACGGAACCGTCCGCGCCCGGATTTCGCATGCGCTTTGCGGTGAAACTGCGTCCAATGGACGTTAG
- a CDS encoding CoA-binding protein, translating into MLDDRLMRAMFGESRSIAIIGAKDKPGQAVDRVGRYLLEQGYRIFPVHPVRKTVWGLPAVTCLAELPEPVDIVNLFRAPEYCPAHAQEVLDLPWKPKVFWMQLGIRSIEARQLLARTGMTVVEDSCIMVEHERLMRPSLTF; encoded by the coding sequence ATGCTTGACGACAGACTGATGCGCGCCATGTTTGGCGAATCACGCAGCATCGCCATTATCGGCGCCAAGGACAAACCCGGTCAGGCTGTGGACAGGGTCGGGCGCTATCTGCTGGAGCAGGGATACAGAATTTTTCCTGTCCATCCTGTGCGCAAAACCGTATGGGGTCTGCCTGCGGTCACCTGCCTTGCGGAACTGCCCGAGCCGGTGGATATCGTCAATCTGTTTCGCGCGCCGGAATACTGCCCCGCCCACGCGCAGGAAGTGCTGGATCTGCCCTGGAAACCAAAAGTTTTCTGGATGCAGCTTGGCATACGCTCGATCGAGGCACGTCAGCTGCTGGCCCGTACAGGCATGACCGTGGTTGAAGATTCCTGCATCATGGTGGAACACGAGCGCCTCATGCGCCCCTCGCTCACTTTTTAA
- the nifE gene encoding nitrogenase iron-molybdenum cofactor biosynthesis protein NifE: MAMEILEERRTSIKEKGNKGGGCCSGDGLRCDTASVAGSVSQRACVYCGTRVVLNPITDAFHIVHGPIGCASYTWDIRGSLTSGSELFRNSFSTDLQEKDIVFGGAEKLTRAIDEAVVNYSPKLIFVYATCIVGVIGDDVEAVCRNAEKKHGIRVIAVKAPGFSGTKSTGYRMACNALVQLMEPHKEQPKIKGVNILGDYNLAGEMWIIRNYLREMGIPIVATLTGDAAYETLIKAPAAQLNIVQCAGSMMYLAHRMEDEMGVPWMRASFFGVEDTSTALRQVAERLNDDYAKRKAEALISERGAKAEAFLEQYKPHFVGKKAAIFVGGGFKAISLIRQFNEMGIETVVVGTQTGKPEDYEIISSLVNPGTVILDDANPAELETFMKQKGADILVGGVKERPLAYKLGIAFCDHNHERKHALGGFEGVENFTREVNLSINSPVWQFTRSSASFAEATQAQANLVREALAARAAHF; the protein is encoded by the coding sequence ATGGCTATGGAAATACTTGAAGAACGCCGTACGTCCATCAAGGAAAAGGGAAACAAGGGCGGGGGCTGCTGTAGCGGCGACGGCCTGCGTTGCGATACGGCCAGCGTGGCCGGTTCCGTGAGCCAGCGGGCCTGCGTGTACTGCGGTACGCGCGTGGTGTTAAACCCCATTACCGATGCTTTTCATATCGTGCACGGCCCCATCGGCTGCGCCAGCTACACCTGGGATATCCGCGGCAGCCTCACCAGCGGGTCGGAACTGTTCCGCAACAGTTTTTCCACTGACCTGCAGGAAAAGGACATCGTCTTTGGCGGCGCGGAAAAGCTCACCCGCGCCATTGACGAGGCCGTGGTCAACTATTCGCCCAAGCTCATCTTTGTGTATGCCACCTGCATTGTGGGCGTGATCGGCGACGATGTGGAAGCCGTGTGCCGCAATGCGGAAAAAAAGCACGGCATCCGCGTGATCGCGGTCAAGGCTCCGGGCTTTTCGGGCACCAAGTCCACAGGCTACCGCATGGCCTGCAACGCCCTTGTGCAGCTCATGGAGCCGCACAAGGAACAGCCCAAGATCAAGGGCGTCAACATTCTTGGCGACTACAACCTTGCGGGCGAAATGTGGATCATCCGCAACTACCTGCGCGAGATGGGCATTCCCATTGTGGCCACACTCACGGGCGATGCCGCGTACGAAACGCTCATCAAGGCCCCGGCTGCCCAGCTCAACATCGTGCAGTGCGCTGGCTCCATGATGTATCTGGCCCACCGCATGGAAGACGAAATGGGCGTTCCCTGGATGCGCGCCAGCTTCTTTGGGGTGGAAGACACCTCCACCGCCCTGCGTCAGGTAGCCGAACGCCTCAATGACGACTACGCAAAGCGCAAGGCTGAGGCACTTATTTCTGAACGCGGCGCAAAGGCGGAAGCTTTTCTTGAACAGTACAAGCCGCACTTTGTGGGCAAGAAGGCCGCCATCTTTGTGGGCGGCGGCTTCAAGGCCATATCGCTCATCCGTCAGTTTAACGAGATGGGCATTGAAACCGTAGTGGTCGGCACCCAGACCGGCAAGCCTGAAGATTATGAAATCATTTCAAGCCTCGTTAACCCCGGCACCGTCATTCTGGACGATGCCAACCCGGCAGAGCTTGAAACCTTCATGAAGCAGAAAGGCGCGGATATCCTGGTTGGCGGCGTCAAGGAACGCCCGCTCGCCTACAAACTCGGCATTGCCTTTTGCGACCACAACCATGAGCGCAAGCACGCTCTGGGCGGTTTTGAAGGCGTGGAAAACTTCACCCGCGAGGTGAACCTTTCCATCAACAGCCCTGTGTGGCAGTTCACGCGCAGCAGCGCCTCATTTGCCGAGGCAACGCAGGCGCAGGCCAATCTGGTGCGTGAAGCACTGGCAGCAAGAGCAGCACATTTCTAG
- a CDS encoding nitrogenase component 1 produces the protein MLDLTPKTHVNRSGVLINPCKTCQPVGALFAALGVRNCMPYSHGSQGCASYHRTYLTRHFKEPAIAVTSSFTEGACVFGGGPNIRQGVKTTFEVYNPDIIAVHTTCLSETIGDDLKTYIDEMEIPDDKIVVHCNTPSYVGSHVTGFGNMMAGFINYLAAKGKTTETVAVFPGFVNPGDIREYKHLVNLMKLKSIMFPDCSNVMDAPMTGEYKMYPDGGTTVEEIRALGTCRKVLALGRLTSEEPAAQLKRKCGVDFDLLPLPIGLADTDAFVMAMANLNGGDVDPLIDEERGRLLDLMLDANPYFYGKKVAVYGDPDTALGMTRFCLELGMIPKYVLTGTPGETFVKLAKAMFKEYGKEEECRAFAAKDLFDLHQFIKEEPVDLLLGNSHGKQIAKAEGIPLVRAGFPVLDRYGHASLPMVGYRGAFQLATRIADTLMEEFDRNCADEDMDLIM, from the coding sequence ATGCTTGACCTCACCCCAAAGACACATGTGAACAGATCGGGCGTTCTTATCAACCCGTGCAAGACCTGTCAGCCGGTGGGCGCGCTGTTTGCCGCCCTGGGCGTGCGCAACTGCATGCCTTACAGCCACGGATCGCAGGGTTGTGCTTCTTACCACCGCACCTACCTTACGCGTCACTTTAAGGAACCCGCCATTGCCGTCACCAGTTCCTTTACCGAAGGCGCCTGCGTGTTCGGCGGCGGCCCAAACATCCGTCAGGGCGTCAAGACCACTTTTGAGGTCTATAACCCCGACATTATTGCCGTGCATACCACATGTCTTTCTGAAACCATCGGCGATGACCTCAAGACCTACATCGACGAAATGGAAATTCCGGACGACAAGATCGTGGTGCACTGCAACACGCCGAGCTACGTTGGCTCGCACGTGACGGGCTTTGGCAACATGATGGCCGGTTTTATCAACTACCTTGCCGCCAAGGGCAAAACCACGGAAACCGTGGCGGTGTTCCCCGGTTTTGTGAACCCCGGCGACATCCGTGAATACAAGCACCTTGTGAACCTGATGAAGCTCAAGTCCATCATGTTCCCCGATTGCAGCAACGTCATGGATGCCCCCATGACCGGCGAATACAAGATGTACCCTGATGGCGGCACCACGGTTGAAGAAATCCGTGCCCTTGGCACCTGCCGTAAGGTTCTGGCCCTTGGCCGGCTGACCAGCGAGGAACCCGCGGCCCAGCTCAAGCGCAAGTGCGGCGTGGACTTTGACCTGCTGCCCCTGCCCATCGGCCTGGCTGATACCGATGCCTTTGTCATGGCCATGGCAAACCTCAACGGCGGCGACGTTGACCCGCTTATTGACGAAGAACGTGGTCGCCTGCTTGACCTCATGCTGGACGCCAACCCGTACTTCTACGGCAAGAAGGTTGCCGTGTACGGCGACCCCGACACAGCGCTTGGCATGACCCGCTTCTGCCTCGAACTGGGCATGATCCCCAAGTACGTGCTCACTGGTACGCCCGGCGAAACCTTCGTCAAGCTGGCCAAGGCCATGTTCAAGGAATACGGCAAGGAAGAAGAATGCCGGGCCTTTGCCGCCAAGGATCTCTTTGACCTGCATCAGTTCATCAAGGAAGAACCCGTTGATCTCTTGCTTGGCAACTCTCACGGCAAGCAGATCGCCAAGGCCGAGGGCATTCCGCTGGTTCGCGCTGGTTTCCCGGTGCTTGACCGCTACGGACACGCCTCGCTGCCCATGGTCGGCTACCGTGGAGCCTTCCAGCTCGCCACCCGGATCGCTGATACGCTCATGGAAGAGTTTGACCGCAACTGCGCTGACGAAGACATGGATCTGATTATGTAA